The following are encoded in a window of Gemmatimonadaceae bacterium genomic DNA:
- the lspA gene encoding signal peptidase II, producing MTRAQSNGRLFWTAAGCIVVLDVITKLLAVRYLTPFVPHDVLGSYGRLTLAFNRGAAFSMSLGRYSRLVFGGFAAGALVWIWLIQRESRPGERLKTLGLGLVWGGAAGNLLDRLQSGRGVVDFIDLGVGTIRFWTFNVADSGVTIGACLLAVALWLEERQRLHSRE from the coding sequence ATGACACGCGCCCAGTCCAACGGCCGCCTGTTCTGGACCGCCGCCGGGTGTATCGTCGTGCTCGACGTGATCACCAAGCTGCTCGCCGTGCGATACCTGACGCCGTTCGTGCCGCACGACGTGCTCGGATCGTACGGCCGCCTCACCCTGGCCTTCAACCGGGGAGCGGCGTTCAGCATGTCGCTCGGCCGCTATTCGCGGCTCGTATTCGGAGGGTTCGCGGCCGGCGCGCTCGTCTGGATCTGGCTCATCCAACGGGAGAGCCGGCCGGGGGAGCGGCTCAAGACCCTGGGACTGGGCCTGGTCTGGGGTGGCGCGGCGGGGAATCTGCTGGACCGTCTGCAATCAGGGCGAGGGGTGGTGGACTTCATCGATCTGGGAGTGGGGACGATTCGATTCTGGACGTTCAACGTCGCGGACTCCGGGGTGACGATCGGCGCCTGCCTCCTCGCCGTGGCGCTCTGGCTGGAGGAGCGCCAGCGGCTGCACTCGCGTGAGTGA